From a region of the Halolamina sp. CBA1230 genome:
- a CDS encoding PadR family transcriptional regulator, with product MYDLTGFQRDLLYVVDGRDDPHGLAIKEELEEYYESEIHHGRLYPNLDTLVDKGLVEKGQLDRRTNYYTLTDRGQRELEARREWESEYVNLD from the coding sequence ATGTACGATCTAACCGGGTTCCAACGCGATCTCCTGTACGTTGTCGACGGGCGAGACGACCCACATGGGTTAGCGATCAAGGAAGAACTCGAGGAGTACTACGAATCGGAGATTCATCACGGGAGGCTGTACCCGAACCTGGACACACTGGTTGACAAGGGATTGGTAGAGAAAGGACAGTTGGACCGGCGGACGAACTACTACACGTTGACTGATCGTGGCCAGCGGGAGCTAGAGGCGCGACGAGAGTGGGAGAGTGAATACGTCAATCTCGATTAA